One window of the Salminus brasiliensis chromosome 1, fSalBra1.hap2, whole genome shotgun sequence genome contains the following:
- the reps1 gene encoding ralBP1-associated Eps domain-containing protein 1 isoform X2: MESLTLSDVEQKYYSDLFIYCDVDNTKKVASNGKVLDLFRAAQLSNDVVLQITELCGATRLGHFGRSQFYIALKLIAIAQSGLPLRVESLNSVKDLPLPRFVVGKNEQEARHAAMYPDTENQGPYSSVIPRPPGRVQSKKVSTHEVIQPCVPTVEPQPDTTSPVVSPHQSPPTSPHAWRKHKRQASGGAVDRQPAVAGAAWPPFREAQSGPVAGDGLWSAHSPPPVQESWVSFTDTPPSSTLPAMHPSSAQESTTVRTVASAATTNEIQRQASGYDDPWKITDEQRQYYVNQFKTIQPDLTGFIPGSAAKEFFTKSKLPILELSHIWELSDFDKDGALTLDEFCAAFHLVVARKNGYDLPEKLPESLMPKLIDLDDSAGVPEPTTEVGFSGSPVEVTPNKSPSMPSLNQNWPELNQSNEWETFSERSSSSQTLTQFDSNIAPADPDTAIVHPVPIRMTPSKIHMQEMELKRTGSDHAHPTSPLMPKPPELSEEKKLAATIKFPVTTVGDGYSSSDSFTSDQEPVSSAVTRQRSHSGTSPEGLKAVAPPPPPPRPHASHSRSSSLDMNRNFAAVPAGAQQQAGVVAFPPAVPPRPLATQTSVPHGHRSVDGDSLPAHASTSPQQIPEQPNFADFSQFQAFAVEQPPDDGDKQQDSVQVEKCADAAAAMRAVKSETQPEERNTATVNSAKGSTPLAPPPKPVRRRLKSEDELRPEMEDLPQKSGMVATVLATQPSIPRSVGKDKKAIQASIRRNKETNTVLARLNSELQQQLKDLLEERISLEVQLEQLRPFSHL; this comes from the exons ATCACTGAACTCTGTGGCGCCACCCGTCTTGGCCACTTTGGTCGAAGTCAGTTCTACATTGCGCTAAAACTCATTGCAATAGCCCAGTCTGGACTGCCCCTTCGCGTTGAAAGCCTAAACAGTG TGAAAGACTTGCCCCTCCCACGCTTTGTGGTAGGCAAGAATGAACAGGAGGCCAGGCATGCTGCCAtgtatccagacacagagaaccAAGGGCCATACTCCAGCGTGATCCCCAGACCTCCAGGCAGAGTCCAGTCCAAAAAAGTGTCCACCCATGAGGTCATCCAGCCCTGTGTGCCCACTGTTGAGCCTCAG CCAGACACCACGTCTCCGGTAGTCTCCCCTCATCAGTCTCCACCCACCTCACCCCACGCATGGAGAAAGCACAAGCGGCAGGCCAGCGGCGGCGCAGTGGACAGACAGCCTGCTGTGGCAGGGGCCGCGTGGCCACCATTTAGAGAAGCACAATCAG GTCCGGTAGCAGGTGATGGGCTTTGGTCTGCCCACTCTCCTCCTCCAGTTCAGGAAAGCTGGGTTAGTTTTACTGACACTCCTCCCTCCAGCACACTTCCAGCAATGCATCCCTCTTCTGCTCAG GAGAGCACAACAGTACGAACAGTGGCCTCAGCTGCAACTACAAATGAAATCCAAAGACAGGCCAGTGGCTATGATGATCCCTGGAAAATCACAGATGAGCAAAGACAGTATTATGTTAACCAATTTAAAACTATTCAGCCTGATCTAACAGGTTTTATCCCTG GCTCTGCTGCAAAAGAGTTTTTTACTAAGTCGAAGCTGCCTATTCTAGAATTGTCTCACATTTG GGAGCTATCAGATTTTGATAAAGATGGTGCACTGACCCTGGACGAGTTCTGTGCAGCATTTCATCTTGTGGTTGCTAGAAAGAATGGTTATGACCTTCCTGAGAAGCTCCCCGAGAGCCTCATGCCAAAGCTTATTGACCTGGATGACTCAGCAG GAGTCCCAGAACCTACAACTGAAGTAGGCTTTTCCGGTTCACCAGTGGAGGTGACCCCCAATAAATCCCCCTCCATGCCTTCCCTGAACCAGAACTGGCCTGAGCTCAACCAGAGCAATGAG TGGGAGACTTTTAGCGAACGCTCCTCAAGCTCACAAACTCTGACCCAATTTGATTCTAACATTGCACCAGCTGACCCT GATACAGCAATAGTTCATCCTGTGCCCATCCGTATGACTCCTAGCAAGATACATATGCAGGAGATGGAGCTGAAGCGAACTGGGAGTG ACCATGCACATCCAACAAGTCCGTTAATGCCTAAACCGCCCGAACTGTCGGAAGAGAAAAAGCTTGCCGCAACAATTAAGTTTCCTGTCACTACTGTCG GTGATGGATATAGCAGCTCTGATTCCTTCACATCTGATCAAGAACCTGTTTCAAGTGCTGTAACCAGACAGAG GTCTCACTCGGGGACGTCTCCCGAAGGACTAAAAGCCGTAGCTCCCCCACCGCCCCCTCCCCGCCCCCACGCTTCACATTCACGTTCCTCCTCCTTAGACATGAACAGAAACTTTGCCGCTGTCCCTGCAG GGGCCCAGCAGCAGGCCGGAGTTGTGGCCTTTCCTCCTGCCGTGCCTCCTCGACCACTGGCCACGCAG ACATCTGTGCCGCATGGACATCGTTCAGTAGATGGAGACAGTCTTCCAGCTCATGCCAGTACTTCACCTCAGCAAATACCAGAGCAGCCCAATTTTGCAGACTTCAGTCAGTTCCAGGCCTTTGCTGTGGAACAGCCTCCTGATGATGGGGACAAACAGCAGGACAGTGTACAG GTGGAGAAATGTGCAGATGCTGCTGCGGCTATGAGAGCAGTGAAGAGTGAAACTCAGCCAGAGGAGCGAAATACAGCCACTGTGAACTCT GCCAAAGGATCCACTCCTCTTGCTCCCCCTCCCAAACCTGTCAGGCGGAGGCTAAAGTCAGAGGATGAGCTCAGACCTGAAATGGAGGACCTCCCACAGAAGTCTGGCATGGTTGCCACGGTCCTAGCAACTCAACCTTCAATTCCACG GTCTGTGGGGAAGGATAAGAAGGCTATTCAGGCATCCATTAGAAGAAACAAAGAGACAAACACGGTTTTGGCCAGACTCAACAGTGAATTACAGCAGCAGTTGAAG GACTTGCTAGAGGAGAGAATATCATTGGAGGTCCAATTGGAACAGCTGAGGCCATTTTCTCATTTGTAA
- the reps1 gene encoding ralBP1-associated Eps domain-containing protein 1 isoform X3 gives MESLTLSDVEQKYYSDLFIYCDVDNTKKVASNGKVLDLFRAAQLSNDVVLQITELCGATRLGHFGRSQFYIALKLIAIAQSGLPLRVESLNSGKNEQEARHAAMYPDTENQGPYSSVIPRPPGRVQSKKVSTHEVIQPCVPTVEPQPDTTSPVVSPHQSPPTSPHAWRKHKRQASGGAVDRQPAVAGAAWPPFREAQSGPVAGDGLWSAHSPPPVQESWVSFTDTPPSSTLPAMHPSSAQESTTVRTVASAATTNEIQRQASGYDDPWKITDEQRQYYVNQFKTIQPDLTGFIPGSAAKEFFTKSKLPILELSHIWELSDFDKDGALTLDEFCAAFHLVVARKNGYDLPEKLPESLMPKLIDLDDSAGVPEPTTEVGFSGSPVEVTPNKSPSMPSLNQNWPELNQSNEQWETFSERSSSSQTLTQFDSNIAPADPDTAIVHPVPIRMTPSKIHMQEMELKRTGSDHAHPTSPLMPKPPELSEEKKLAATIKFPVTTVGDGYSSSDSFTSDQEPVSSAVTRQRSHSGTSPEGLKAVAPPPPPPRPHASHSRSSSLDMNRNFAAVPAGAQQQAGVVAFPPAVPPRPLATQTSVPHGHRSVDGDSLPAHASTSPQQIPEQPNFADFSQFQAFAVEQPPDDGDKQQDSVQVEKCADAAAAMRAVKSETQPEERNTATVNSAKGSTPLAPPPKPVRRRLKSEDELRPEMEDLPQKSGMVATVLATQPSIPRSVGKDKKAIQASIRRNKETNTVLARLNSELQQQLKDLLEERISLEVQLEQLRPFSHL, from the exons ATCACTGAACTCTGTGGCGCCACCCGTCTTGGCCACTTTGGTCGAAGTCAGTTCTACATTGCGCTAAAACTCATTGCAATAGCCCAGTCTGGACTGCCCCTTCGCGTTGAAAGCCTAAACAGTG GCAAGAATGAACAGGAGGCCAGGCATGCTGCCAtgtatccagacacagagaaccAAGGGCCATACTCCAGCGTGATCCCCAGACCTCCAGGCAGAGTCCAGTCCAAAAAAGTGTCCACCCATGAGGTCATCCAGCCCTGTGTGCCCACTGTTGAGCCTCAG CCAGACACCACGTCTCCGGTAGTCTCCCCTCATCAGTCTCCACCCACCTCACCCCACGCATGGAGAAAGCACAAGCGGCAGGCCAGCGGCGGCGCAGTGGACAGACAGCCTGCTGTGGCAGGGGCCGCGTGGCCACCATTTAGAGAAGCACAATCAG GTCCGGTAGCAGGTGATGGGCTTTGGTCTGCCCACTCTCCTCCTCCAGTTCAGGAAAGCTGGGTTAGTTTTACTGACACTCCTCCCTCCAGCACACTTCCAGCAATGCATCCCTCTTCTGCTCAG GAGAGCACAACAGTACGAACAGTGGCCTCAGCTGCAACTACAAATGAAATCCAAAGACAGGCCAGTGGCTATGATGATCCCTGGAAAATCACAGATGAGCAAAGACAGTATTATGTTAACCAATTTAAAACTATTCAGCCTGATCTAACAGGTTTTATCCCTG GCTCTGCTGCAAAAGAGTTTTTTACTAAGTCGAAGCTGCCTATTCTAGAATTGTCTCACATTTG GGAGCTATCAGATTTTGATAAAGATGGTGCACTGACCCTGGACGAGTTCTGTGCAGCATTTCATCTTGTGGTTGCTAGAAAGAATGGTTATGACCTTCCTGAGAAGCTCCCCGAGAGCCTCATGCCAAAGCTTATTGACCTGGATGACTCAGCAG GAGTCCCAGAACCTACAACTGAAGTAGGCTTTTCCGGTTCACCAGTGGAGGTGACCCCCAATAAATCCCCCTCCATGCCTTCCCTGAACCAGAACTGGCCTGAGCTCAACCAGAGCAATGAG CAGTGGGAGACTTTTAGCGAACGCTCCTCAAGCTCACAAACTCTGACCCAATTTGATTCTAACATTGCACCAGCTGACCCT GATACAGCAATAGTTCATCCTGTGCCCATCCGTATGACTCCTAGCAAGATACATATGCAGGAGATGGAGCTGAAGCGAACTGGGAGTG ACCATGCACATCCAACAAGTCCGTTAATGCCTAAACCGCCCGAACTGTCGGAAGAGAAAAAGCTTGCCGCAACAATTAAGTTTCCTGTCACTACTGTCG GTGATGGATATAGCAGCTCTGATTCCTTCACATCTGATCAAGAACCTGTTTCAAGTGCTGTAACCAGACAGAG GTCTCACTCGGGGACGTCTCCCGAAGGACTAAAAGCCGTAGCTCCCCCACCGCCCCCTCCCCGCCCCCACGCTTCACATTCACGTTCCTCCTCCTTAGACATGAACAGAAACTTTGCCGCTGTCCCTGCAG GGGCCCAGCAGCAGGCCGGAGTTGTGGCCTTTCCTCCTGCCGTGCCTCCTCGACCACTGGCCACGCAG ACATCTGTGCCGCATGGACATCGTTCAGTAGATGGAGACAGTCTTCCAGCTCATGCCAGTACTTCACCTCAGCAAATACCAGAGCAGCCCAATTTTGCAGACTTCAGTCAGTTCCAGGCCTTTGCTGTGGAACAGCCTCCTGATGATGGGGACAAACAGCAGGACAGTGTACAG GTGGAGAAATGTGCAGATGCTGCTGCGGCTATGAGAGCAGTGAAGAGTGAAACTCAGCCAGAGGAGCGAAATACAGCCACTGTGAACTCT GCCAAAGGATCCACTCCTCTTGCTCCCCCTCCCAAACCTGTCAGGCGGAGGCTAAAGTCAGAGGATGAGCTCAGACCTGAAATGGAGGACCTCCCACAGAAGTCTGGCATGGTTGCCACGGTCCTAGCAACTCAACCTTCAATTCCACG GTCTGTGGGGAAGGATAAGAAGGCTATTCAGGCATCCATTAGAAGAAACAAAGAGACAAACACGGTTTTGGCCAGACTCAACAGTGAATTACAGCAGCAGTTGAAG GACTTGCTAGAGGAGAGAATATCATTGGAGGTCCAATTGGAACAGCTGAGGCCATTTTCTCATTTGTAA
- the reps1 gene encoding ralBP1-associated Eps domain-containing protein 1 isoform X5 translates to MESLTLSDVEQKYYSDLFIYCDVDNTKKVASNGKVLDLFRAAQLSNDVVLQITELCGATRLGHFGRSQFYIALKLIAIAQSGLPLRVESLNSVKDLPLPRFVVGKNEQEARHAAMYPDTENQGPYSSVIPRPPGRVQSKKVSTHEVIQPCVPTVEPQPDTTSPVVSPHQSPPTSPHAWRKHKRQASGGAVDRQPAVAGAAWPPFREAQSGPVAGDGLWSAHSPPPVQESWVSFTDTPPSSTLPAMHPSSAQESTTVRTVASAATTNEIQRQASGYDDPWKITDEQRQYYVNQFKTIQPDLTGFIPGSAAKEFFTKSKLPILELSHIWELSDFDKDGALTLDEFCAAFHLVVARKNGYDLPEKLPESLMPKLIDLDDSAGVPEPTTEVGFSGSPVEVTPNKSPSMPSLNQNWPELNQSNEDTAIVHPVPIRMTPSKIHMQEMELKRTGSDHAHPTSPLMPKPPELSEEKKLAATIKFPVTTVGDGYSSSDSFTSDQEPVSSAVTRQRSHSGTSPEGLKAVAPPPPPPRPHASHSRSSSLDMNRNFAAVPAGAQQQAGVVAFPPAVPPRPLATQTSVPHGHRSVDGDSLPAHASTSPQQIPEQPNFADFSQFQAFAVEQPPDDGDKQQDSVQVEKCADAAAAMRAVKSETQPEERNTATVNSAKGSTPLAPPPKPVRRRLKSEDELRPEMEDLPQKSGMVATVLATQPSIPRSVGKDKKAIQASIRRNKETNTVLARLNSELQQQLKDLLEERISLEVQLEQLRPFSHL, encoded by the exons ATCACTGAACTCTGTGGCGCCACCCGTCTTGGCCACTTTGGTCGAAGTCAGTTCTACATTGCGCTAAAACTCATTGCAATAGCCCAGTCTGGACTGCCCCTTCGCGTTGAAAGCCTAAACAGTG TGAAAGACTTGCCCCTCCCACGCTTTGTGGTAGGCAAGAATGAACAGGAGGCCAGGCATGCTGCCAtgtatccagacacagagaaccAAGGGCCATACTCCAGCGTGATCCCCAGACCTCCAGGCAGAGTCCAGTCCAAAAAAGTGTCCACCCATGAGGTCATCCAGCCCTGTGTGCCCACTGTTGAGCCTCAG CCAGACACCACGTCTCCGGTAGTCTCCCCTCATCAGTCTCCACCCACCTCACCCCACGCATGGAGAAAGCACAAGCGGCAGGCCAGCGGCGGCGCAGTGGACAGACAGCCTGCTGTGGCAGGGGCCGCGTGGCCACCATTTAGAGAAGCACAATCAG GTCCGGTAGCAGGTGATGGGCTTTGGTCTGCCCACTCTCCTCCTCCAGTTCAGGAAAGCTGGGTTAGTTTTACTGACACTCCTCCCTCCAGCACACTTCCAGCAATGCATCCCTCTTCTGCTCAG GAGAGCACAACAGTACGAACAGTGGCCTCAGCTGCAACTACAAATGAAATCCAAAGACAGGCCAGTGGCTATGATGATCCCTGGAAAATCACAGATGAGCAAAGACAGTATTATGTTAACCAATTTAAAACTATTCAGCCTGATCTAACAGGTTTTATCCCTG GCTCTGCTGCAAAAGAGTTTTTTACTAAGTCGAAGCTGCCTATTCTAGAATTGTCTCACATTTG GGAGCTATCAGATTTTGATAAAGATGGTGCACTGACCCTGGACGAGTTCTGTGCAGCATTTCATCTTGTGGTTGCTAGAAAGAATGGTTATGACCTTCCTGAGAAGCTCCCCGAGAGCCTCATGCCAAAGCTTATTGACCTGGATGACTCAGCAG GAGTCCCAGAACCTACAACTGAAGTAGGCTTTTCCGGTTCACCAGTGGAGGTGACCCCCAATAAATCCCCCTCCATGCCTTCCCTGAACCAGAACTGGCCTGAGCTCAACCAGAGCAATGAG GATACAGCAATAGTTCATCCTGTGCCCATCCGTATGACTCCTAGCAAGATACATATGCAGGAGATGGAGCTGAAGCGAACTGGGAGTG ACCATGCACATCCAACAAGTCCGTTAATGCCTAAACCGCCCGAACTGTCGGAAGAGAAAAAGCTTGCCGCAACAATTAAGTTTCCTGTCACTACTGTCG GTGATGGATATAGCAGCTCTGATTCCTTCACATCTGATCAAGAACCTGTTTCAAGTGCTGTAACCAGACAGAG GTCTCACTCGGGGACGTCTCCCGAAGGACTAAAAGCCGTAGCTCCCCCACCGCCCCCTCCCCGCCCCCACGCTTCACATTCACGTTCCTCCTCCTTAGACATGAACAGAAACTTTGCCGCTGTCCCTGCAG GGGCCCAGCAGCAGGCCGGAGTTGTGGCCTTTCCTCCTGCCGTGCCTCCTCGACCACTGGCCACGCAG ACATCTGTGCCGCATGGACATCGTTCAGTAGATGGAGACAGTCTTCCAGCTCATGCCAGTACTTCACCTCAGCAAATACCAGAGCAGCCCAATTTTGCAGACTTCAGTCAGTTCCAGGCCTTTGCTGTGGAACAGCCTCCTGATGATGGGGACAAACAGCAGGACAGTGTACAG GTGGAGAAATGTGCAGATGCTGCTGCGGCTATGAGAGCAGTGAAGAGTGAAACTCAGCCAGAGGAGCGAAATACAGCCACTGTGAACTCT GCCAAAGGATCCACTCCTCTTGCTCCCCCTCCCAAACCTGTCAGGCGGAGGCTAAAGTCAGAGGATGAGCTCAGACCTGAAATGGAGGACCTCCCACAGAAGTCTGGCATGGTTGCCACGGTCCTAGCAACTCAACCTTCAATTCCACG GTCTGTGGGGAAGGATAAGAAGGCTATTCAGGCATCCATTAGAAGAAACAAAGAGACAAACACGGTTTTGGCCAGACTCAACAGTGAATTACAGCAGCAGTTGAAG GACTTGCTAGAGGAGAGAATATCATTGGAGGTCCAATTGGAACAGCTGAGGCCATTTTCTCATTTGTAA
- the reps1 gene encoding ralBP1-associated Eps domain-containing protein 1 isoform X4, which produces MESLTLSDVEQKYYSDLFIYCDVDNTKKVASNGKVLDLFRAAQLSNDVVLQITELCGATRLGHFGRSQFYIALKLIAIAQSGLPLRVESLNSVKDLPLPRFVVGKNEQEARHAAMYPDTENQGPYSSVIPRPPGRVQSKKVSTHEVIQPCVPTVEPQPDTTSPVVSPHQSPPTSPHAWRKHKRQASGGAVDRQPAVAGAAWPPFREAQSGPVAGDGLWSAHSPPPVQESWESTTVRTVASAATTNEIQRQASGYDDPWKITDEQRQYYVNQFKTIQPDLTGFIPGSAAKEFFTKSKLPILELSHIWELSDFDKDGALTLDEFCAAFHLVVARKNGYDLPEKLPESLMPKLIDLDDSAGVPEPTTEVGFSGSPVEVTPNKSPSMPSLNQNWPELNQSNEQWETFSERSSSSQTLTQFDSNIAPADPDTAIVHPVPIRMTPSKIHMQEMELKRTGSDHAHPTSPLMPKPPELSEEKKLAATIKFPVTTVGDGYSSSDSFTSDQEPVSSAVTRQRSHSGTSPEGLKAVAPPPPPPRPHASHSRSSSLDMNRNFAAVPAGAQQQAGVVAFPPAVPPRPLATQTSVPHGHRSVDGDSLPAHASTSPQQIPEQPNFADFSQFQAFAVEQPPDDGDKQQDSVQVEKCADAAAAMRAVKSETQPEERNTATVNSAKGSTPLAPPPKPVRRRLKSEDELRPEMEDLPQKSGMVATVLATQPSIPRSVGKDKKAIQASIRRNKETNTVLARLNSELQQQLKDLLEERISLEVQLEQLRPFSHL; this is translated from the exons ATCACTGAACTCTGTGGCGCCACCCGTCTTGGCCACTTTGGTCGAAGTCAGTTCTACATTGCGCTAAAACTCATTGCAATAGCCCAGTCTGGACTGCCCCTTCGCGTTGAAAGCCTAAACAGTG TGAAAGACTTGCCCCTCCCACGCTTTGTGGTAGGCAAGAATGAACAGGAGGCCAGGCATGCTGCCAtgtatccagacacagagaaccAAGGGCCATACTCCAGCGTGATCCCCAGACCTCCAGGCAGAGTCCAGTCCAAAAAAGTGTCCACCCATGAGGTCATCCAGCCCTGTGTGCCCACTGTTGAGCCTCAG CCAGACACCACGTCTCCGGTAGTCTCCCCTCATCAGTCTCCACCCACCTCACCCCACGCATGGAGAAAGCACAAGCGGCAGGCCAGCGGCGGCGCAGTGGACAGACAGCCTGCTGTGGCAGGGGCCGCGTGGCCACCATTTAGAGAAGCACAATCAG GTCCGGTAGCAGGTGATGGGCTTTGGTCTGCCCACTCTCCTCCTCCAGTTCAGGAAAGCTGG GAGAGCACAACAGTACGAACAGTGGCCTCAGCTGCAACTACAAATGAAATCCAAAGACAGGCCAGTGGCTATGATGATCCCTGGAAAATCACAGATGAGCAAAGACAGTATTATGTTAACCAATTTAAAACTATTCAGCCTGATCTAACAGGTTTTATCCCTG GCTCTGCTGCAAAAGAGTTTTTTACTAAGTCGAAGCTGCCTATTCTAGAATTGTCTCACATTTG GGAGCTATCAGATTTTGATAAAGATGGTGCACTGACCCTGGACGAGTTCTGTGCAGCATTTCATCTTGTGGTTGCTAGAAAGAATGGTTATGACCTTCCTGAGAAGCTCCCCGAGAGCCTCATGCCAAAGCTTATTGACCTGGATGACTCAGCAG GAGTCCCAGAACCTACAACTGAAGTAGGCTTTTCCGGTTCACCAGTGGAGGTGACCCCCAATAAATCCCCCTCCATGCCTTCCCTGAACCAGAACTGGCCTGAGCTCAACCAGAGCAATGAG CAGTGGGAGACTTTTAGCGAACGCTCCTCAAGCTCACAAACTCTGACCCAATTTGATTCTAACATTGCACCAGCTGACCCT GATACAGCAATAGTTCATCCTGTGCCCATCCGTATGACTCCTAGCAAGATACATATGCAGGAGATGGAGCTGAAGCGAACTGGGAGTG ACCATGCACATCCAACAAGTCCGTTAATGCCTAAACCGCCCGAACTGTCGGAAGAGAAAAAGCTTGCCGCAACAATTAAGTTTCCTGTCACTACTGTCG GTGATGGATATAGCAGCTCTGATTCCTTCACATCTGATCAAGAACCTGTTTCAAGTGCTGTAACCAGACAGAG GTCTCACTCGGGGACGTCTCCCGAAGGACTAAAAGCCGTAGCTCCCCCACCGCCCCCTCCCCGCCCCCACGCTTCACATTCACGTTCCTCCTCCTTAGACATGAACAGAAACTTTGCCGCTGTCCCTGCAG GGGCCCAGCAGCAGGCCGGAGTTGTGGCCTTTCCTCCTGCCGTGCCTCCTCGACCACTGGCCACGCAG ACATCTGTGCCGCATGGACATCGTTCAGTAGATGGAGACAGTCTTCCAGCTCATGCCAGTACTTCACCTCAGCAAATACCAGAGCAGCCCAATTTTGCAGACTTCAGTCAGTTCCAGGCCTTTGCTGTGGAACAGCCTCCTGATGATGGGGACAAACAGCAGGACAGTGTACAG GTGGAGAAATGTGCAGATGCTGCTGCGGCTATGAGAGCAGTGAAGAGTGAAACTCAGCCAGAGGAGCGAAATACAGCCACTGTGAACTCT GCCAAAGGATCCACTCCTCTTGCTCCCCCTCCCAAACCTGTCAGGCGGAGGCTAAAGTCAGAGGATGAGCTCAGACCTGAAATGGAGGACCTCCCACAGAAGTCTGGCATGGTTGCCACGGTCCTAGCAACTCAACCTTCAATTCCACG GTCTGTGGGGAAGGATAAGAAGGCTATTCAGGCATCCATTAGAAGAAACAAAGAGACAAACACGGTTTTGGCCAGACTCAACAGTGAATTACAGCAGCAGTTGAAG GACTTGCTAGAGGAGAGAATATCATTGGAGGTCCAATTGGAACAGCTGAGGCCATTTTCTCATTTGTAA